A genomic segment from Diospyros lotus cultivar Yz01 chromosome 5, ASM1463336v1, whole genome shotgun sequence encodes:
- the LOC127802886 gene encoding probable receptor-like protein kinase At5g24010: protein MDIPITGVFSLYVSLCLLLLRLSVVSGFSPIDHYLIDCGASEATTLDAYHRRFTGDASDLGSGLLSATRTFAIAESSPSVNLPPIYHTARVFTRPSKYAFRIRDKGTHLVRLHFRRFDSSNFEFSDSQFHVSANGFVLLNNFTGMDTQTPKIKDYMIWVDTDVLRITFTPSRKSKLAFVNAIEVISAPKDLIADVAQFVNSKKSEKINGLMKIALEAVYRVNVGGPKVTPFNDSLWRTWVPDNEFLKLSDGSKRVFSSARIKYQLGGASREVGPDNVYNTARVLSSSDYSVPNLNITWEFSVIGGYRYLVRMHFCDIASVSLGMLYFNVYVNGNLAYENLDLSAVTNWMLASPFYADFVVDGESSEVLTVSVGPSNKSMTHAVDAILNGVEIMKMNNAMGSLDGEVCAESILKGWQRRNIGAMVLLIAAVCLLAIASLFIRRAIRVKDSVAWSPLSMDISEDNLMKSGIQPRLVKA from the coding sequence ATGGATATTCCGATAACCGGCGTTTTCTCTCTCTACGTTTCTCTgtgtctcctcctcctccgcctcTCCGTCGTCTCCGGCTTCTCTCCCATCGACCACTACCTCATCGACTGCGGAGCTTCCGAAGCCACCACCCTCGACGCCTACCACCGCCGCTTCACCGGCGACGCGTCTGATCTCGGATCGGGCTTGCTGTCCGCAACTCGGACGTTCGCGATCGCTGAATCAAGCCCCTCGGTCAATTTGCCCCCAATTTACCACACGGCTAGGGTTTTCACCAGACCCTCGAAGTACGCCTTCAGGATCAGAGACAAAGGGACGCACCTGGTACGTCTTCATTTTCGCCGGTTCGATTCGTCGAATTTCGAATTTTCAGATTCTCAGTTTCATGTTTCGGCAAATGGCTTTGTTTTGTTGAACAATTTCACCGGCATGGACACACAAACACCTAAAATTAAGGATTATATGATTTGGGTCGACACTGACGTCCTTCGTATTACGTTTACGCCGTCGAGAAAATCGAAACTTGCGTTTGTGAATGCGATTGAGGTTATCTCTGCGCCGAAAGATTTGATTGCTGACGTTGCCCAATTCGTAAATTCTAAGAAAAGCGAGAAAATTAATGGCTTAATGAAGATTGCTCTTGAAGCTGTCTATAGGGTTAATGTAGGAGGCCCCAAAGTGACGCCCTTTAATGATTCTTTATGGAGGACTTGGGTCCCTGACAATGAGTTCTTGAAATTGAGTGATGGATCGAAGAGGGTTTTCTCCAGCGCTCGGATTAAGTATCAATTGGGAGGGGCAAGCCGAGAAGTTGGGCCTGATAATGTTTATAATACTGCTCGAGTGCTTAGCAGCTCGGATTATTCAGTTCCCAACTTGAATATTACATGGGAATTTTCTGTGATTGGGGGCTATAGGTACCTTGTTCGGATGCATTTTTGCGATATTGCTAGTGTTTCACTTGGCATGCTTTATTTCAATGTTTACGTAAATGGGAATTTGGCCTATGAAAATTTGGACCTTTCAGCTGTAACAAATTGGATGTTGGCTTCTCCTTTCTATGCTGATTTCGTGGTTGATGGTGAGAGTTCAGAAGTTTTGACAGTAAGCGTGGGACCTTCAAATAAGAGCATGACTCACGCTGTTGATGCCATTCTCAATGGTGTTGAGATCATGAAGATGAATAACGCAATGGGCAGTCTTGATGGAGAGGTCTGTGCAGAGTCTATTTTGAAGGGTTGGCAGAGGAGAAACATCGGTGCTATGGTTCTGTTGATTGCAGCTGTATGTTTATTGGCAATTGCATCCCTGTTCATCCGTAGGGCGATCAGGGTCAAGGACTCTGTGGCATGGTCACCATTATCTATGGATATCTCTGAAGATAATCTGATGAAGTCTGGGATACAGCCACGATTAGTGAAAGCGTGA